The genomic interval TTCTCTGGTGCTGGCTCTCTGAGCTCCTTTTCTTTCACCTGTCCTCTTTCAGGCAGAAAACCTGTCTGTCTGGATGATCTTTCATCTTGTTTCTGTTTCTCCGGTACAAAATCCCTTCCCTGGTTTTTTACCTCATTTCTGTTCTGATAGTCAGTCCGATAACCTTCTTTGTTCTGCTCTGCCGGTCCACCCTTTCTGGTCGACTTTTCCTCTCTCCGCGTTATGTTATTTTTATCAGGAACAAAATCAGACCGGTTGCGAATCTTCTGCTCAAGTGGCTGTGACCTTCGCTCCTGGACCAGCCGGTATTCCTTTTCCTTCCAGGTACGGTATTCTTTTTTAACCGGGTCTTCAGATACGTATCTTACCCTCTGGTCTATCTTGGTCTGCACTCTGACTGTTTTTCTGGATTCGACAAAAACATAATCATCCCACAGCCTGCAGCCATTGTAGTAAACCGTTACAAAGTGCCTGCCGCACACGATTGACGGTATGGTTAGCGGAGCTATTCCAAAGAAGATGCCATCGATGTAAACATCCACTGCAAAGGGTGCCCAGATATAGACGCTTCCTAAATCATAAGGGAAAGAATAGGGATAATACTGATAAAGGTTTGGATGATAATACCACCTGGGATGAGGATATCTCACGTAGAGATTTGTCACATCCGTGTAATAATCCGGAAACGGGCTGATTTGGTGATTTACCCATTCCATAAAAACGTAGGGGTCTTCGTCCTCATCCATCCTCAAAGTGCGGATATCTGCTGGCTCTGTTCCTTCTCTATAATAATCCGACCAGTGCGGAAGGGAAAGAGGCTCATAAGAAGCCACTGCCTGGATATATTCGACGCCTGAAGGACCATCCACTGTCAGAGAATAATCATCATATCTGCCCGGAATCCTGTAAACTCTCCCGCCTTC from Candidatus Zixiibacteriota bacterium carries:
- a CDS encoding DUF4384 domain-containing protein produces the protein MLKILKPMLVILILGLSLKPALAQLPEDFKGEVEQKSIQLPDDFSGEVGHRIIHTPNPGLDIEVWINKAEGSTYYPGEDIRVYFRASRDCYVVVYNLDTRGYINVLYPYSSEDDRYVEGGRVYRIPGRYDDYSLTVDGPSGVEYIQAVASYEPLSLPHWSDYYREGTEPADIRTLRMDEDEDPYVFMEWVNHQISPFPDYYTDVTNLYVRYPHPRWYYHPNLYQYYPYSFPYDLGSVYIWAPFAVDVYIDGIFFGIAPLTIPSIVCGRHFVTVYYNGCRLWDDYVFVESRKTVRVQTKIDQRVRYVSEDPVKKEYRTWKEKEYRLVQERRSQPLEQKIRNRSDFVPDKNNITRREEKSTRKGGPAEQNKEGYRTDYQNRNEVKNQGRDFVPEKQKQDERSSRQTGFLPERGQVKEKELREPAPEKNTTKHREIRTEPQSQDRPSFTPSDPGSSRPEPRKQEMRIEKSNRSGEGRAEVKINRGGRKR